DNA sequence from the Spodoptera frugiperda isolate SF20-4 chromosome 15, AGI-APGP_CSIRO_Sfru_2.0, whole genome shotgun sequence genome:
TGGCAGAAGGTAGGTTCTCCTAGTTGGTTGttgaattacttatttaagtttaccTATAGtagaaaatctaaaaataggtaggtacctagttagCCTTATAGTTACGGGAATGTTTAGTGAAATTTTTCTTCAACGGTTTTCACCAAACATTTACAGAAATGGTGCAGAAAGGATAATTCGAAAATTAAAACAGAAGGAGGTtggtagtgttttttttttattgactacATCGACTAGGTAATTGGTTCTAAGTGCCTTCTGTATTTAGAGAATTGATTTAGGTAACAATATAGGAAATCAGAGAGATATTTGTAATTAACAAGCCCACGCAATAggtattaatttacatttctgttAAACTTACACTGTTTAGGTACCATTCAAACTTAAACTAACTATCTTACGATTAGTTAATTTAAGAAACATGAGGTTTACTGTCTACGTTGCGTCATTTTACGAATGCATTGCATTCGTCAAAAATGATAGGTGGATTTGACGTTGTGGCTTCGTGAACAGTTTTCAATGTTTCTAAGTAAGATGCACGCAGTCATTTTGTAGGACTATTGTTTGATTGCATTCATCACAGTAGCCCTCATGTTTCCTAAATTAATCGTAAGTTTGTCAGGTTGTAGTTTATTCAAATTtgaatagtacctacctaaacagTGAAGTTTAACAGCAATGTAAATTACCTATTGCGTAGGTTTGTTTCATTGTTACCTAGGAAAACTTAGTTACCTAAATTAAAGCTGTGTAGGTAGATACTAGGTAATTAGGTATCTATGATGTAGGTGTCCATAGTCTCAAAAAACGCAGCCTGCGTTAGGTAGATAAATAGTAAAACAGAACATGTATTAACTAACTATACTTattaaaagtgtttttttttttagttaataacttttcccgctttgggaggcgagagggagtgtcagactcttactgactaaaaactacaccgttcctactcctgctttttgagccccGGTAAGCATTAAGTGTAGGCTGAAATACCTGGTTATCAATGTACTTAAAAAACTTAAGTTACGTAGGTGCCTaccaatttaattacattagaTACTCGTACATAACTGCTTGGTTAAAGTTAGGAGTCGAACACTGGACATTGGTAGTTACACGCAGCTGTCGCCCTTGCAGTCTGTAGACTATCTAGGGCAGTTCAGTTAGAGGACCTAGATCTAGATTTTAATAAAGGAAAGTAGGCATAACCTAGGTATTggtattattgtaaaatataaacaattatacttaggtacctagCACCTTATCATAAGATTCATTTTACACAAGCAATGCGATCATAGTTTAACCTTTGTTTGTGAGGTTCCTGAAGAGTAATGTTACATCTAGGTAAGGTCAACATGCAGTTTGTAGGCAACTAGTCAAGCTAAAACAGTCCTTAGGGCTTTGTAATAAACGAGCTGTCTATAGTACCTTACCGAGGTCTATCTTAGTACCTTCGATCATGATAAGCAATACGGttattaaatctttaatgtTCATAATAAAATCGTTAATTTTAGACTTTAATATAGGCTTAAATGGAGTCATTAAAAGGTAAGCAAGCATGTCTAATAAGGAGGTGAAATATTGCGGAAAAGTAGTTCCCCTATTTACCAACTACCCATTTCCAACTTGAGTGAGTCAGAAACACGATCTAGTAGACGCTTTCTTTGCTCGGGAAGCAATTGAATTCGTTAGTTAGTagttactaataaataacacaaggTAATGGGTTCACGGCAACGGGCAATCTATGCCTGTAACGCCATCCGACGGTTATGTAGGTGTGCGGTGTCTCAGCTTTCTCCCAAAACGTGGGCGACATCGCGCTCCCATTCATGATCCGTCCGTGTTTACACCACGGCGCGACACTATCGGACGATACTCAATACTCACTGATACGGAAACAAAAATAACGCGACACAAATCGATGGGAACGAACGCGATAACGATTGTTTACCTGTGATTACTGCATATTCAAGGTAACCAACCTATGTAACTCAGACGCACGGTAACGTTTACACGTTAATTCAACTAACAGACTCACGAGTTAATTCTCTTATTGAAACTCTGTTGACTAGTGTTGACATTGAAAACAGTTACGCAAGTCGATGCAACttaggtataaaataaagtcgacGTTTCGTTTACAAGACCAGACTCACGTTCTCTGTGTTCACACAACAAAAAGCCGGGCGAATGCCGCATTTAAGACGGTTTAGACGGTCCCCCTTACCTCTGTCGCTCGAACGTATCCTGCGAGGACTACACAAGACAGCCATAGGTATATCCTCAAATGCATCACAACAAAGAGAACCGGAACGGTCGCACCAGCAGTAAGACACTATCACACAATAATAACACAGCACAAAACAATTTGCTGTTATGTTATTCCACTAACACCATACACACGGGTCGAAACGGCGCGCGAAACGACATGCGGCGTCGGTTTGCGATTGTAGTAAACTGAGTGGCGCTTGGAACTCGGTTCACTGCGTTGAGGGCGCGCGCCCCGCACGCGGCGCCTTCGCAGCTAACTTCGCTCACGTGAGCCGAGTTCGGTCGTCGCCCGATGGTCGATGGAGCTATATTTCGCGTCACGCACTCCTATTTATTACGTCGAAGAATAATAGCCTAGTCGTCGCTTTACAAAAACAGGCCTCTAATTCTCCTTCCAAAAGAACAACACATTGTATAACTACAGTCCCTACGTTTCTCTGACGCAGTCCTACAAAGAAACTTGTTCTAATTTTGGTCATGGGCAAGacagaaatattatttgctaGGGCGACGACCGTCTGTGTGTAACATTGAAGACACGTCAAAACAAACAAGTCGTACGATAGCTATCTAAATGCGTCCAAAACAATTTATTCCTTGCCAAGAAAAGGATAATCTTCCTTACTACTTACCgtcaagacaaaataaaattgtggacctatttataaagaaatcttaaaccttacctatgtatgtactaaacaaaataaagtgaaaGTGTTTTTAAAGTTTCAGATGCGCGCTACCTACAGTCTGAAACTTTACAAATATAGAGACCTACAAAATATGCTATAGTTAATACCTATAGGTCTTCTGTGTTGGCTGGTAGGTAGTGATTTTGAAGTAATGTTTGTAGCGCCATCTGTCTACAACTTGGAACAACCACCATCGTTCtacaaaacacaacaaaacttaGGGgagataaaatatttgaactcTAATTAAAAcagtagatatttattattatatgttacttCGAATGTTGCACCTTTGTAATTATAAGAAGGAATAAAATATGTGAACTGAGTATTTGGCAATGTTTCATTAAGTTGATTGTAGTTCTAGCAAAACATCATAGATGGCTCTGAGACTAAGGATTGAAATTTAGTgttttattacccgactgcgccagaaggagggttatgtttttcgagtgtatgtatgtatgtatgtatgtatgtatgtataattgtttggcacgctctgcagcctaaacggcttgatggattttgacttgagaggtgtcgttagattcgtatttactgtgagagtgacactggatatatcaaaataataaaaaaacaaaatggcggatttttggcgccaaattcgaatatttctcactctctagcctaaacagcttgatggattttaacttgataggggtcgtttgattcgtatttactgtgagagtgacactagatatatcaaaataaaaaaaataaaactaaaaaaaaataaaataaaaaaggtaatttaaaaaactaaaaaacccgactgcgtttctttataatattaaaatgaaataaaaacccTAAGACCCATTcttaatataaagactttgtgagggcacatacggctggctttctagaatgggtcccgactgcttaaattttacgatgactttcttgttttagggttttttcattttaatattataaagaaacgcagtcgggtttttttagttttttaaattacctttttttttctttttttcacaaTAGCAGCACCTTACCTGgcaatatctatgtatattatagaaaattatagaaaaataaactcatCTAACAAGGAGCAGTCAATCCTCTTTAGTAACTAGCATTTACATCTTTTCATTCAAAGCCACTCAGTATGGTGTCGAAAGAATGATGCCGTTTTCCTAGTGGGATCCAGACATAAGATCCACAAACTATTAAAAGTTGCCGATATAGCCCATCGGATTAGCAAGCTGAGTGGCAGTGAGACAGAGCTAGGAGAACAGACAGCAAGCGCAGTGCTAGACATCCACCCACATGATGTACAGACGACCTAACAAAGCTCACAGGGAGCTGGATCCAACTTAATCCAATGCGCTTCCGATCCATCCAATCCACCTATCTGGATATCATTAAGACCTACGTCCGGCAGAagatgtcttgtggctgatatgatgatgatgaaccagcatataaacaaacaaatcattGGAAGGTACTAAAAGTACCAATACCAATAGCACTTAGCCGTGTAGCACGTAACGTATCAGATACAGTATCCAGTGAGTACGTAAGCACGAGCCTGTTGCGAGCCGCTCGCAGTGACCTGCTGAGTGGCGGTATCAGTGCGAATACAATGGCGGCTCGTAGCTAGACACGCTGTGGACCGTGGACCAGCTGTAACTACTTGCAGGTTGATACTGTATCTGATATGTGCTACAGGGTTAAGTGAGTACCCAGCTGTAGGTAGTAACAGATTAATAGTAAGTACTAAAATCAAACAACCCAATATAATAATGCCATCATTATGTAATTGCGGTTTTACCTTctataactaaacaaaataaaagcaaaatgttGACATTCTTAAAACATAATTGAGTAAAACTCAAGACAAAATGTTTCCGACTGTTCCTGAATGGATGTGGCACTGTTTATGCGTTCTTGTGATCAATGTCAGCCATTTTTTCTTTGTGTCTACGGATGGCGTCCTCGTGGCGTTTGATCTGGTCCTGATGGAAGGAGATCTCCTTGTCCAAGTGAGACTTCAAGTTGGCAAGCTGCTCCTTTTGCTGAAAACAAAGAtaagaagaaaattaattaatgaaaatatattttcttattagaaCTACTTGTAATCTGGGCAATACCAGTCGATTTTCGACTTGATTGGGtacttttataatacctattgaGATTTGGAGCATGTATCTTGGCATAGTATTTACAGTAGGAATGCTTTGGCTGTAACAACACATCTACCAATGCCTGTGTCACATAACTGCGAGTTCGATGGCCAACtggtctaattaattaatttccgtTCTATGTGTTTACTGATCTGCATTGCTCAATGCATATTGACGATGTATCTCTCATTGATAACATAACCCCCAACTTCTCACTAGCTATAAGTCTTATGTAGTATTATATGAATTATGATtgatatgttattttaaaatacatatcaataaacataacctaacctatatgtatatgatagataatcaatataaaatatgatagaaaatcaatataaaattaattaaaaatcacggttcgTTCCCGTCACGTCGTTGcgtctgctcatgatgaagagtccctctgtgactcaacaaaataaaatatgaattatgtatacatatcaatcataattcatataatatttcAGCTTGTGCCTGGTATCTGTCTAAAATATCTGAAATAACACTTAGTGTAGTAATGTAAATTTTAACCAACATTGCACTTTACTGATCTGCATTGCACATCTGGGTCATTGCATTCATAACAACTTAACCAATGGACTGCTCAATAACTCTTTACTTGAAACCTTTACCTTTTTGTAGAAGTATTCATCTTCTCTGGCTGCCTCCATCTTGCCAAAAGCACCACCGGCTTCACGGATGGCACCGCCACCACCGCCACCTTTGCCGGCACCGGAACCAGGCTCACCACTGTACATTCTGAAATCAACAGTAAATTCATAAGaaattgtatacatacatatgtaaccCGTCTCCcatagaggtaggcagagaccatggaacaccaattgctatgattcatataatataattcttgaatagtcatcagtcttttcatgcatgctcataagtgaatagaatttttataatacaccttatgtatttaatataataatatgatatattTGAACCTTACAGAAAATGGAGTGAGTAATAAATATGCCTTGGCACCTTTGATGAATTTAATGTATTATATCATCAGTCGGAGATGGATTTACACCAAAAATAAACAAGGAATGTGCTTAGAAGTCAAGAATTGAAAGAAGGCACTTAAAAAAGCTTCTGATAAATGCATAACTACACTTCAGAACAAGAAAATAGTTTCATTAATGGCCTAAAAGACTAGgttctacatcaaatattttttttattgttaaccTTTAGAAGCATCTTTTTAGTCTaattggaaatatattttcaaccCTTATTGAGCAAGTGTTGTGATTTAATGCTCAAACCGTATGCATGTGAAAAGacactttggtcagcagtgtccATTAAAAGGCTGTTGTTGCTGAACTAGCACTACCACACACTAatcaattcaatatttaaaaaatgacatCACATTACAGCAAACAAATAATCTGTTTAATTTACATCTCAATTTGTAGAGACTATTTTTAACTCTGACACATAAAGACGCCGGCAATGTAATGGATGATGAAAGTATAGTGCAATCtgtataataaacaacaatGAAATTGAAAGTCATTGTcccttacaatttatttttatttgttgtacttatacttaat
Encoded proteins:
- the LOC118277213 gene encoding ATPase inhibitor mai-2, mitochondrial isoform X2 is translated as MYSGEPGSGAGKGGGGGGAIREAGGAFGKMEAAREDEYFYKKQKEQLANLKSHLDKEISFHQDQIKRHEDAIRRHKEKMADIDHKNA
- the LOC118277213 gene encoding ATPase inhibitor mai-2, mitochondrial isoform X1 translates to MSLIPRVTSNLSRAILSVRMYSGEPGSGAGKGGGGGGAIREAGGAFGKMEAAREDEYFYKKQKEQLANLKSHLDKEISFHQDQIKRHEDAIRRHKEKMADIDHKNA